The nucleotide window GTGGCACTATCAGTTCTAATAGGTACAGGTGTAGCAGCACTTTCTGCTGGAAGCTTAGCAGCTCTCGGTGGTGCGGCTATAGGAGTAGGTGCTCGTGTAGTGGGTGGAGCAATAGCAGGAGAAGCAGGCATAGGAATAAAGAGTCTCTTCTTTAGCCAGAAAAAAATTGATAAGGGATTTGAGAAAAGGAAAAAAACACTTGGACAAGGTTCTGGAGAGGGAGAATTTTCAGAGGAATGGTTGAAATCCCAAGAAGGTGTATTTGGTGCAGAATTGAAGAGGAAAAAGAAATTAGAAAAAGTAAATCGTTATATAAATGCAGGTATTAGACTGGGTTCAAGTGTTGGTGCAGGTCTTATGGCCGGACACTTTGCTGCTGAGAATGCAAATGAAGGCACAGGTCCAGTAATTGATCACACTCCACCACCAGAACCAGAGATTGAGACTATAAATCCTCTTGCAACTGTTCAGCCTGGAGATGGTGTTGAGCATGTATTTATTCGCCAAATTGAAGCTGATCCAGATCTTGCACGTTCTATGGGTTGGGATGGAAATTCTAGTCTACATACTTTTGCTCAAGGTGAAGCACATAGACTGGCTATAAATACAGGATACTTCAACAATGGAACAGAGCTTCGACTTGGATATGACACAATAGGCCACTCTTCTTATGTTATTACTGAAATGCCAGATGGTAGTTTTGGTGTTAGAGAATTTATAGATGGAAAACTAATTGAAACTCATAGTGCTGGATCTCCTTTTGAAGCTACTCCAGATGAAACAGAATATATTTATCATGGTTCAAGAAGCGGTGGAACATTGGATGCAGAACCAGATGTTTCTAGCTCTACAGATATCGGGCAAAATCAGATGGGTGGCACTACCGATATACTTGATAGTGTCGGACAAAACCAAATGGGCGCGTCGGCTGCAAATGGTATAGACAATACTGTTCTTACTAAAGGCAATCAAATAGATTTGGGTGCTAAGAGTGGGGCACAAATGGGCGAGGTGGAAACAGTAGATGCTTCTGCTCCAGAAACCCCTGCTGCTACAACTGATGCTTCTGTAGGAGTAAATACTCCAGAAGTTAGTGCAGACAGTCTTTCTTTGGAAGTTGATAAAAATACTACTGATTTTATAAATAAATACTTAGACAATAGTTCTGTAGAAGGTGTAAATACTAGAACATGGGAGATATGGCAAAGTTATCCTTCTGATTCAATATACGAGACGGATGAATTGGGTCGTATTACACATTCAATAAACTTTGATGGTAATTATGAAGATACTCCTGGTCATGTAGTAGAAACTGCTTCAAAAGCAGATACAAGAGCAATTAATAATATGCTTGATGATATCGAAAAACTTGCCAACAAATTCGGGATTCCTCCGACAACAGGTCAAACACTTCAATCTTACATAGAAACTTTGCAAAAAGCTGAGATACAAAATGCAAAATAATTATTATTTAAATTAAAAAATATGGATCAAAAATTACGTCAAACAATTATAAATGCATACAATCTCGGCTCTCTATCAGAAGATGAGCAAAATGATATTATCGAGCGAATAGGCTCACTAATATTTCAAGGAATACTAATGAGAGTCATGGAGGATATGCCAGAGACTCTTCAATCAGAATTTGAAGAGATGTTAGATAAAGACGCATCTCCTGAAATGATAATTGGCTTCTTGCGTGAAAATGTACGAGACTTTGAAAATATCGCAAAAGAAGAAGCTGAAAAATTTCAAAGAGAAAGTATGTCAGTGATGAGTCAGATAGGATAAAAATATTTTAAAAGAAAAAACCCGCCCTGCGGGTTTTTTCTTTGTTTGTTTCTTTTCGTTACTTTTTTGAAAAAGTAACACAAAAACTTCTTTGCATATGACCCTGTGTATATTCACAAGACTCGAACTCATTAAAAGTATTAACTCCCCCACGGCCGCGGGGTCAAACAGAATACTTTTTCCTAACGGAACATTCGTCCTCTTCTGTTCATATAAACACAGGGTCACAAGGCAAAGTTTGAATTCAAATACATCAGATGCCTGCCTTTTAAAAGACTAGCGAGCGTGGCGACACGAGCCTGCCTGTCGACAGACAGGCTCGAGGAATTTTCTAGCAAGAAAATATCCGTACTTTTAAAAGGCAGGCATGAAGAATAGTTTTCCAGAAGCTAAACTTTAAAAAACCAATTATAAAATTAAGGTTAAAAAAGTTTATATAAAAATTTATAGCTCGTATGTTATAGTCTATAGACTTATGAAACATCTTGATGGTCTAAATGAAGCGCAGTTAGAAGCAGTTATTGCAACTGAGGGCCCTTTGATGATTGTCGCTGGAGCTGGTGCAGGAAAAACTAAAACTATTACTCACAGAATACTGGAGTTAATACATAAAGGCATAGATCCAGATAAAATTTTAGCTATTACGTTTACAAATAAGGCCGCAAGTGAAATGCGTGAGAGAGTAATGCATGCAATTGGCGATATGAGACTATCGACCAAGCCTTTTATATCTACTTTTCATGCTCTAGGTGTCCATATTCTAAAAGAAAACGCACGGGAAGTTGGAATAACAAGACATTTTACAATACTCGATGAGTCTGATGCTGTTTCGATGATAAAAGAATCTATTCGTGAAGAAGGTTTAGATCCAAAAGAACACGAGCCGAGAAAATATAAATATGTAATCTCAAAAGAGAAGGGAGATTTTTTTACTCAAGAAGAATATGCGGCAAAGGTGGGGAGTGCGGCAGAGGAATTATATGCACGTATATGGGCTCGATATGAAATAAAGAAGAAAAAAGAAAATGCTTTGGATTTTGATGATCTTTTATTAAAAAGCGTTTTACTGCTTAAAAAGAATCCCGAGATAAAGAAATCTTATCAATCTAGATGGAAGTATGTTCATATAGATGAATATCAGGACACAAACCAAGTCCAATACGAACTTTCAAAACTTTTAGTCGGCGAAGAAAGACATATATGTGTCGTAGGGGATACAGATCAGAATATATATTCTTGGAGAGGGGCAAATCTAAAAAATATGCTTAGATTTGAAAAAGATTATCCAAATGCAAAAATAGTTTTTCTTGAGCAGAATTATCGTTCTACCAGTGTAATACTTGAGGCTGCAAATACTGTTATACAAAAAAATACTGTCCGCGTACCTAAGAATCTCTTTACCTTAAAAGAAGGTGGAGAAAAAATAACCCTAAAAGAATGTTTTGGTGAAATAGACGAAGCGCATTTTGTTGCTGAAACTGCCTCTTCCTATATACGTGACGGTGTAGAAGCTAGTGATATCGCTGTGCTCTATAGAGCAAATTTCCAGTCTCGTGTTATAGAAGAAGCTATGTTAGATATTGGTTTGCCTTACCAAGTTTTAGGTACAAAATTCTTTGATCGAAAAGAAATCAAAGACATGCTTTCTTACATCAGGGCTTCACTAAACAGAGATTCGCTTTCTGATATAAGACGCATAATAAATACACCTGTCCGTGGTATAGGTAAAACAACTATGTTGAAAGTTATGGCAGGTGATACAGAGAGTCTTCCTCCAGCTATGAAAGCAAAGATAAAAGTTTTTTATGAAAAGCTTGAGGCAATAAATAATTTTGCGCAGTTCAATGTGCCAAGTGAAATTATAAAATTTACTCTCTCAGAATCTGGCATAGAAGATGCTTATAAGGCTGGTACAGAAGAAGAGCAAGAAAGATTGGAAAATATAAAAGAACTTGTTACACTCGCAACTCGTTATGACTCGCTTGGTCCACAAGAAGGTTTGGACGCACTCCTCACAAGTGCAGCTCTTGCGAGTGACCAAGACACACTAGAAGGAGCTGGTGCTGGTGTAAAACTTATGACAGTTCATGCGGCAAAGGGACTTGAATTTAAAGTTGTATTTATTGTTGGACTCGAAGAAGGTCTTTTTCCTCATGAGCGTGCAGGTCAATATAAAAAGACTGAAGAAGCCGAAGAGGAGCGTAGACTTTTCTATGTCGCGATTACTCGCGCAAAAGAAAAGCTCTATCTAACTTACGCTACAACTCGTACAATATACGGTATGCGTCAAATAAACAGTCAGTCTAGTTTTATTTCTGATATACCTGCACATCTAATTAACTTCGAACAAGATGGCCAGAGCGGAATACTGAAAACTATTTTTCTTGATTAATATATGAAACACATTGCAAAAAAATCTTTAGGGCAAAATTTCTTGAACTCACCAGGGGCAATTTCTAAGATGGTAAGTGCTGCAGGTGCTAGAGAAAAAGATATTGTTTTGGAAATAGGTCCTGGTAAGGGAGTTTTAACTCGTGCTCTCTTGAATACAGCAGGCAAGGTTGTTGCTATTGAAAAAGATTATGAATTAGCCGCCTTCCTTCATGAGGAATTTAAAAAAGAGATAGATGAAGGCAGACTAGAAATCATAGAAGGTGATGCGCTAGATTTTGATCCGCAAAAAATGTCTTTTTATAAGAATTTTGAATATAAACTGATTGCCAATATTCCATATAATATAACTGGTGCAATTTTTGAAAAATTTTTGTCAGCAAAGTATCAACCATCTGTTTTAGTTCTACTTATTCAAGACGAGGTAGCAAAGAGAATAGTTGCTAAATCTAGTAAAGAAAGCATCTTGTCTATATCTATAAAAGCCTATGGAGATCCAGTTTATATACAGAAAGTTGTACGAGGCTCTTTTTTTCCGATTCCGGGAGTTGATTCAGCTATTTTGGCGGTAAATAATATTTCTCGTAATAATTTTGAAGATTTAGAGCATGAAACTGTATTTTTTAGTCTACTTAAAATAGGTTTTTCTCATAAAAGGAAGAAATTGGCAGGAAATCTAAGGGATTATTCAAAAGACATAGAGTGGAGAACTATCTTAAGCTCTATTGGGGTTGATTCAGAAATTAGAGCTGAAGATTTGGATTTAAAAGATTGGATTTTGCTCGGTAAAACTATTTTAGATATTAACAGGAGTTAGTCTACATATAATTTTCTAGAGTGTATAATGACTCCATATGAATACTCAGTTTTCTAAGTACCTGCCTAGCAAGAATTTTCAAAAAGCCATATTTGCTATTGTATTAGGAATTATAATTTTATTCCTAGTATCTAAAATTCCAAGTTTTATAAAAAAACAAGAACCAAAGAAAGAGCCTTTTGCTGTTCTTGAAGTAGGGGAACTTGTTGAACAAGATGCCGATGGTGATGGTCTAAAAGATTGGGAAGAGCCTATGTGGGGTATGGATCCTGAAAATCGTGATACAAATGGCGACGGTGTGAGTGATGGAGAAGAAGTTTCTAGAATAAAGGCTTCCTTGGGATCAGGAGGTTTGCAAGACACAGAAGATATTGATTTGACTCAAACAGAGACTTTTAGCCAGCAATTGTTCTCTCTAATATCAGCACTTCAAGAAAATGGCGAACTAACAGACCAATCTGAGGAGAGTATTATTGCAGAGATATCTGCCTTTATTCAAGACAGTCCTGAAGGAACTGTTTATTATATGAAAGATATAAAAACAGTATCTGATACTAGCGTGAATGCTGTTGCATATATAAAGGCAGTCGATAGTGCGTTTGCAAAATATCCAATAGAGCCTTTGGACTTTATTCTTTTTGATACCGTGGTAACTACACCCAATACAAAATCAGTCAATTCTGAATTGAAAGCAGTTTCAGATAAATATAAATCATTGGCTGACACGCTACTTGCTACTCCAGTTGTTGTTGGTGAAAGTGCTGTACACTTGGCCCTGTTAAATAGTATTGTTTCCGCAGCAGAAATGTTTGAAAATATTTCTAGATATGCAATAGATCCGATACCGGCACTTGCAAGTGCTTATCAGGCAGGTTCTATAGTAGATGCTATGCTCTCAAATCTAGAAACTTTGAACCAAGACATAATCGATGCAACTAGTACAAATAATTAGCCATAATGTTACAATTAAAATACTTTTATGTCTTCAAAATATAAATTTCTAAAACCTATTGCCAAAGTATCTTTTGCTTTTGTGCTTATTTTTACACTTACCACTAGTCAAGCTAGTGCTACTGGCCTACCTACTGTTGACCTGGCAAATTTACCAGTCAATATAGGTAGTGCGATAACCTCTTCTCAGACAGCTGTAACCACAATAAAAGAATTCAGTGAGGGTATGTTAGCCAAGATGTTGAAGAAGATCGGCTCTCAAGTAGCTCTAAATATGACCCAGCAGGTTATAAACTGGGGTTCTACAGGTTTCAAGGGCAATCCATTCTTCGTACGTGATCAACAGAGTTTCTATAAAAGTATTGCAGATGAACAAGTTGAAGCTTTTGTGAACGAAATAAGCGCAGATGAGACTGCTTTTCCATATTCTAGAAATATATCTATGAATTTGATCACCGATCAGGTTTTGGGTAACAGTGGTGATTTTAAAAGTAAATTGAATTTTTCTCTCGATGAAACCATAGGGCCTAATTGGGAAGATTTTACTGAAGATGATTTTAGTGTAGGAGGATGGGATGGTTGGATGGCATATACACAAAATGACGCAAACAATCCAGTAGGAGCATATTTGCGTTCAGCCGAAGAACTTGAAAACAGAGTAGATGCAGTAAAAAATACGACTCAGACAGAGCTTGCTCAAAGTGGGGGATTTTTGTCTATGAAAAAATGTGTTCAATACAAAGACGGAGTCGATGCATCAGGACTTGATCCGTTAGGAGAAGATATGGAAGAGTACCTGAGCAGTCTGTCTCTTTCTCTTGGAAGTGATATAGAGTTCAACGCAAGCGATGATTGTGCACGTTACGAAACAGTAACACCAGGTAAGCTTATTGCCGCACAATTACAACAGTCAGTAGAGGCACCTCTAACAAAAGCCATGAATGACTCCGCGACTGGTAATACAATCCTGGATTCAGTATCAAATCTTGCGGCTGGCCTTATAACACAAGGTATAACACAATTGATAGGAAACATAGACACTACAGATCCAGAAGACCCAACAGCTGGTGGACCAGGAAATAACTCAGAATTTCAATCTAGTGGAGATGTATTTGTGTGGAATACAGGCGATACTGTAGATTTGGAGGCTACTCCAATATATGTAGGAGGGGTACTTACGGGTGTGCCTAGTGAATTGTTGCAAACATCTATCGATGATACTCAAGCTGAACTTGACTTACTTATGTCTTCAAAAAATCTTATTAGAGATTTCCCTAAAAAAACAATGGAGCTTGATCAGTGTTTACCGGGTCCAGATTATAAATTCGCAAATCGAATGCGTGAACAATACCTATTGGAATCAAAGAAGGTTCAAAATAAATCAGATAACGATACTGAAAATGGAGATGAAGCCCAAGATCAAATAAAATGTTTCGATGGGTTCATATCTCAACTTATATCTGATATAAAAATTGCACTTATCTCAGGAACTCTACGTGACGGTCCAGCGTTAGGTCAATCTCAAATCGCAAGTTGTCCTGGAGGTAGGCCTTGGGAAGATGTAAATTTTCCATACAAGAATATTCCTTCTGCGCCAATTATATATGATCAAGTAAATAGAATTTCTGGATATAACGATGAAGCTGGAGCGCTTGATGCGAAGATTTCTTCTAAGATTAGAGCTTTGGCAATCCTGCAGGGCATAAAAGCAAATATTGTTACATATCCAAATACTGAGCTTCTAAATCCTCTAGATACTCAGTCTCCAGAAAACAAAGAACTAAAAGATAAGCTCGCTTCACAGTATGTTTCGATTGAATCTAAAATTGGACGCCCAGATACAATTGCCGATGCTCTCGTAGAATACGATACATATGTAGATGAAGATTATGACATATTTAATGCTGCAAATCCGAGTTCTTTATTATCTAAATGTCTTGCCGAAAGAACTGATTTCGCTAGTGCTCCGATGTACTCGGACGCTTGGCATACTATAGTAGATGATAATAGGCAAACTTTGTTCTGTGCTTGGGAAGATTCGTGGGGTAATTTTTATACACAGACCAGAGGTTACAATGATAATGATTTTGAATTTGAGTGTGATAGCTGGTATAGGGGAGGTATAGACGATTATAAGGGTGATGCATTCTAAAGTTTAAAAAAGAAAAATCTTCCAATAATATGGGGGATTTTTCTTTGGTAATTCACTTTTTTATTGTATTTACTATATATTTGCATGGTACAATATACGTACAATTCTATTGTGCAAAAAATATCAAAAAGAATGAAGAATATTTGCGCATCGACACTACTCTTTACTATAGTAATGAGCTCTTTTTCGTTTTTGTTTTTACCTAGAGTTGCTAAAGCAAATCTAAATGATAATTTCGAAGTTCCTACAATTGAAATTTCGTCAATTGGAGAGACCACAGCTACAATAAAATATACTCTAAAAGTCGGTGGTAACAATGGTAATATTGGACACGATATCTATAAAAACCAGAAGACAGTAGCAACACCTGGAGCAATCGCGGATGGAACTGAAGAGTTGGGTGACGCTAGTGATGGGGGAATTGAAGATAGAGTGGGAAATGTATTCGTTAAAGGTGCGGATGGAAACTCTAAATATGAAATAATTTCAGGTAATTCAAATGACAATACTGGACCTTTTACTGATCCGGAAAATGGTGGTGCACTCGGATCGTTTGATGAGCTTGAGTGTAACGGATATGGTTGCGGAGTTTATCTAGATATCGCAGCTATTACGGCTAGTAATTTTGATAGTTTAGACAATAAAGAGGCTCCTAGAATGAGTCAGGAAGAAGTTTTGGCGGGAACTGAAGCTTCTCTTAGAGCGGGACGTCTAATACCAGGAGAAACTTTTGATCCAGAAATTGGTTTTTCATTTGTTATTATTCCAGACGTTTTTAAATCTGAACAAACAGTTATTGTAACAATAACTGGTCTTACTGCTGATACACAATATTATGCATCTGGACGCTTGATGGAAGGAGGTGGAGGAGATGATTTGAGTGCATCAGATGATGATGAAGACAAGATAGTAGAGTTTAAGACTAAGCCTGTTGGTTCTGGTGAGGTGACTGGTGCCGCTGGTCAAACTACAGCATCAGCTACCGATGTGGGTGGTTCAGATAATGGTCCTGCTTGTTTCAAAATGGCCGCGGGTGTAGTGCCTTACTTGAGTATCCCTGGATGTTTTGCACAATTGCTCTACTATGTTTTCTACAAACCAACAGCATTTTTGGCTGGTCTTGCTGCAATGTTTTTGGATTGGTTTATGCATTTTTCTATACAGAGTGCTACCTATAGTGAATCTGAATTTATATCACAAGGCTGGTCACTTGTTCGTGATATATCAAACATAGTATTTATTTTTATACTTTTATATATAGCAATAGGAACTATACTCCGACTACCTTCTGTTGATGCGAAAAAGATGATTGGTACGCTTGTTGTAGTGGCGCTTTTGATAAATTTCAGTTTATTTTTTACAAAGATAGTGGTTGATGCTTCCAATATTTTAGCGAACCTAATGTATAGCACTATATCAGTCGGAGGTGGAACAGGTGTGGGAGATGAGAAGACAATATCTGGCGCTTTGGTAAGTCAATTCAACCCACAAACTATTTTCTCAAAAAGTGGAATAGATTCAGAAGGTGACATAGGTATGTATATCATTGTGACATTGATAGCTGTCGCTATGAACGTTCTTTTGATAATAATGTTCTTGAAGATAGGTATTTTATTTGTTGGTAGAGTCATATCTCTTATGGTTGCAATGATTTTCTCGCCACTCGCTTTTATATCCATGATAGTTCCGGGTATGAAGTCTTGGAAAAATGTTGGTTGGACCAATTGGTCTAGTGAGCTGATAAAAACGGCATTTCTTGCTCCAGTATTTCTATTCTTCTTGTACTTGATAGTTTTATTCTTAGATTTAAAAACTCTTGCTATATCTGACACAGCTTCTGCTGGAGCAAATCTTCTATACGTCCTGCTTCCGTTTGCGATTGTCTACACTTTACTCATGAAAGCACAGAAACTTGCTATAGATTTGTCTGGAGAGATTGGTCAGCAATCCATGGCTGTTATGAGTAAGGTGGGAGGTCTTGCTGTTGGAGCAGCTACAGGAGGAGCGGCTCTGGCGCTTCGTGGTACGGTTGGGGCCGCTGCCGCTCGTACTGCAGCAAACCCAGAGCTTCAAGCAGCCGCAGCTGCTGGAGACAAAGGGGCACAACGTAAACTTGCGCTTGCAAACTATGGTGCAGCAAGTAGTTTTGATTTCCGAAAGACAAAGGCTGGTACTGCGTTTGGTAAACAGACTGGATGGGATATGGACACAAAGGGTAGTGCTAAATTTGCACAAAATCTTGGAAACATGGTTGGTGGTGCAGGTAAATTTGATCTTTCTACAGAAGGTGGAGCTAAGTCTGCAAATGAACGCAAGACAAAAGAGAAGTCAGACAAGGTAGAGACATATCTACTCAAGGGTTATGAAGCTAGTCAGCAAGATAAAAAAGCAGGAGCTTGGAAAGCTGATCTTGAAAAAGCGCTTGAGCAAGAAAGAAAGAATAATCCAAATCTTGATGAGGTGCAGTTTAGAAAAGACTTTGAGAAGGGTAATACAACTACTACTTATGTGGATCCTACAACAGGTCAGACTGAAACAATTCGTGGTAGAGCAAAAGAAAAAACAGCAAAAGAAGTCAATTCTGAAAGATTACACGATCAAGCAAATGAAGTTGAATTTGGAAATGGCTATACAGAGAAAAGAAATGTTGCTAAAGAGCAGGCTACACAAGCTGGTCAAAGATTTGATGAAGCTAAATGGAGAAAGGATAACAATATTGAGACTAGATCTGATATGTCTAAATCTGAAAAACAATTTACTGTGGATACTCGCAAAAAAGCAGGAGAAGAATCAAAACCTATTAGTGGAAAAGAGAGACAGAAGGCAGAAGGTCAGATTACTAGAGCCGCATATGAGCTTAAGAAAATTGATCAGCACTTGCAAGATATTGCAGATACTTGGAATGCAGACCCTGCAAATGCAGGAAATCCAATTCAGGCAAAAGATGTTTCATTTGATCATGTTGAATTCGCTATGAATGAAGGTCAGTCAAGTCTATCTATATACGAAGCTCAATTGAAAAAAGCCGAAAAAGATGTTGCTGATGGAACAATTACAGCGCAGCAGTACGCTCAAGTTAAATCTCAGTATGATAAGACAAAAGGAGAAATTGCTTCTTATAAAACATTGTTTAATGACAAAGCTCAGCAGCAGAATGCTAAATCCGAGGCTGAAGAAAAATTATCTAGTTAAAAAATATGAAATTTACAGTTGAACAAATAAATAAAGCCTTTGACTCTATCCCAGTAGCTACACGCAAGGCTATGAGTGTTACACCTGTCGATAAAGTTATGCAAGAGTTGGCTGCAACTCACCAAGTTTCGCTTGATAAAATATCTCAAATTTCTGGTCAAATAACTTTCGTCTTGATTGGTCTTGAAAAAGCAGGGGATTTCTATGATTCAATTAAGTTTCAAACTGGTCTATCAGATGATATTTTGATAAAACTTGTAGATGAAATAAACAAAAAAATATTTGTTCCATTTAGACAAGCAATGATTGCATTCTCTTATGAACCAGAAGAAGAGGTAGTAGAAAGTGAACCCGAGGCACCAAGCAATCCTTCGATCAAGTTGAATTTTCCAGGAACTCCAAAAGCACAAGAGCAAAATGATAGAGCAATTCTTCGTAGTACCGATATAGAGATAGATGAAGATCCAGGAGAGCAGGTTAGAGAGGCTCTAGAAGATGTAAGCGCAAGAAGTCTAGACAGAGACAAGCTTTTAAGAACACTAGAGAATCCTCCTAAAAGTGAAGGTTTAATAAAAATTCCAGAGGTTGTAAGACCGGCTGTTTCAGAGATTGGTACAAGTTTTAATAGAGAGAGTATAAAAGTTCCGACGAATATTGTTCCACCGCCTGTAAATTTTTCAGATAAAGTGGATACAGTACCTCGCCAAGAGAATGATATATCTCCAATACAAAAACTTGCTCAATCAGCAGGAGTTATTGGCACTCCGGAGGTTTCTGGGACTGGTATTGTAGGTAGCAAACTACAAGCTACTTTTAAAATTCCAAAAGAAGTTAGTAATTACACAGTCCCAGCCATAGGAGAAAAGAAAATTCAGAGTGATCCGTACAGAGAGCCGGTTTAAAAAATTAGTAAAAATCCCCAAAGGGGATTTTTACTTTATAACCACATGCGTAGTATAGGTTGTGTATATAATAAAAAATCCCATTGATTGTGATGGCATAGTATCTCTCTGTATAGTATCTAAAATCTTATAGAATTCTGATATAATACATACATGCGATTTAGCGTCCCTCAATTTATTGATATCGAAGATAAAATATTTGGACCATTTACCTTCAAGCAGTTTGTGTATTTAGCTGGAGGTGCTGGTATTTGTTTCATTGTATACAAGTTGCTACCTTTTTTCTTTGCGGTTATATTTATAGTTCCAATAGCAGGTCTCGCACTGGCTTTGACTTTTTACAAAGTTAACAACAAGCCTTTTATTGCAATACTCGAGTCTTATATTAGATTTCTTATGCAGGGTAAGTTGTATATTTGGAAAAAAGATCCGAAGAAAAAAGAAATAAATAAGACAGAAGATGTACTTCCTGCTCCGATTGTTCCTAGATTATCAGAAAGTAGACTTAAGGATATATCCTGGAG belongs to Candidatus Nomurabacteria bacterium and includes:
- a CDS encoding UvrD-helicase domain-containing protein, with amino-acid sequence MKHLDGLNEAQLEAVIATEGPLMIVAGAGAGKTKTITHRILELIHKGIDPDKILAITFTNKAASEMRERVMHAIGDMRLSTKPFISTFHALGVHILKENAREVGITRHFTILDESDAVSMIKESIREEGLDPKEHEPRKYKYVISKEKGDFFTQEEYAAKVGSAAEELYARIWARYEIKKKKENALDFDDLLLKSVLLLKKNPEIKKSYQSRWKYVHIDEYQDTNQVQYELSKLLVGEERHICVVGDTDQNIYSWRGANLKNMLRFEKDYPNAKIVFLEQNYRSTSVILEAANTVIQKNTVRVPKNLFTLKEGGEKITLKECFGEIDEAHFVAETASSYIRDGVEASDIAVLYRANFQSRVIEEAMLDIGLPYQVLGTKFFDRKEIKDMLSYIRASLNRDSLSDIRRIINTPVRGIGKTTMLKVMAGDTESLPPAMKAKIKVFYEKLEAINNFAQFNVPSEIIKFTLSESGIEDAYKAGTEEEQERLENIKELVTLATRYDSLGPQEGLDALLTSAALASDQDTLEGAGAGVKLMTVHAAKGLEFKVVFIVGLEEGLFPHERAGQYKKTEEAEEERRLFYVAITRAKEKLYLTYATTRTIYGMRQINSQSSFISDIPAHLINFEQDGQSGILKTIFLD
- the rsmA gene encoding ribosomal RNA small subunit methyltransferase A — protein: MKHIAKKSLGQNFLNSPGAISKMVSAAGAREKDIVLEIGPGKGVLTRALLNTAGKVVAIEKDYELAAFLHEEFKKEIDEGRLEIIEGDALDFDPQKMSFYKNFEYKLIANIPYNITGAIFEKFLSAKYQPSVLVLLIQDEVAKRIVAKSSKESILSISIKAYGDPVYIQKVVRGSFFPIPGVDSAILAVNNISRNNFEDLEHETVFFSLLKIGFSHKRKKLAGNLRDYSKDIEWRTILSSIGVDSEIRAEDLDLKDWILLGKTILDINRS
- a CDS encoding PrgI family protein, with the protein product MRFSVPQFIDIEDKIFGPFTFKQFVYLAGGAGICFIVYKLLPFFFAVIFIVPIAGLALALTFYKVNNKPFIAILESYIRFLMQGKLYIWKKDPKKKEINKTEDVLPAPIVPRLSESRLKDISWSLDVLDVNSKK